The following DNA comes from Rhinolophus sinicus isolate RSC01 linkage group LG06, ASM3656204v1, whole genome shotgun sequence.
TGGTTGGCCCAGGTCTGAGGAGTTTCCCATGAGACTTCCAGGGCTAACTGGGAGGGTTCTAGGCAGACAGGGACAATTCTGGGCAAGTGGGACAGTTGGTCCCCCCCTTTAACTGTGAAATACCTTGATGAGGCCGGCATCTTTCCCAACTTAGAAGCTTAGAGCAGCTGAGTGCATAGAGCAGGGATGAACTGCCAGTcagcaggtggcagagcagaGTTTGAACCCAGCTGTGCATGAGGTCACAGCTCTTGGCAAGTGGATATGTCTGAGTACCACTTCCTAAAGCTCAGCTACGGTTATCAATCTCAGTTACGTTGGAATCACCTGAACAGCATTTGAAAATTGATGCTTTTGACCCACCCCAGAGAGTCTGAGGTAATTGGCCTGAGGTGTGACATGGCATTGCACTTTGACAATCTTCCCAGGTGgttatcaaattttttttttttttttagcaagaaaaagcaaccaaattttatatatatgtttgtatggaCCCCCATATACATGAGAAAGTCAGAGCCCCCACACACATGAGAGGTTCCAAAATCTTCCCAGGTGATTAGAAAGTGCAGCCACGGCTGAGAGAAAGGGCCACACCTCTAGCACTTGCTTCCTCAAGCAACCCACATCATCAGTCTATGTAGACAGTTTCAGGATGCCATTTTTGCCCTCAACACTCGGAGGGACCTGAGTCACAATTATAGGCGTTGTGTCTGCAAGAAGACCTACATGTCTTAGGCTTCAAGGCAGAAGTGCTACATGTGTGTAGTTCATCTACGGATCCACCTCTGTAACCACCTCACTCACCAAGGTCCCTGAATACTATCACGTGTGGCTTCTTTGCATAACAGAGGTTCTCGATCCTGGGCTATTTTGTGCCCCAGGCACTTATAGCAATGTCTGGAAATACACACTGCAGGAATATACTGCCTGCACCAAGGGGACAGAGTCAGAGATGCTGCTGAACACCCCACAGGGCTCAGGACCGCCCTGAACAATAAAGGAATATCTGGCCCTGAGGTCAAGACTGCTGACGTTGAGGAATCCTGCTCCATAACgattcctcccttctctcctttatcCATATGTCAGAGCCTAAGTGAGATGGAGCCCATATCACAGGCATCAGACAACCAGGTACAACACAGCTATGCCCTCGTGTAAATGTCACTCATTAGAGTCAGCTGGAGGAGCCAGCTAGGATCAAGGAATGTTCTTCTCTCCCTATGGTGTCCAGGGTGCTGTGACCACAGGCCGAAACTGAGTCAATGGCAGATTTGTCATTCCTTGTTCTTCACTAAGAGGTGTCACGGTTTTCTGTTTCACCTGATATCTCTTGGCCATGTCCTTTCCTTCCCAGGGGCTTGGGACATGTGGAGAGCATACTCTGACATGATAGAAGCCAATTACATAGGTGCAGACAAATACTTCCATGCCCGCGGGAACTTTGACGCTGCACAAAGGGGACCTGGGGGCGTCTGGGCTGCTGAAAAGCTCAGGTAACAGGGGCTCCTGGGGATGCAGGGATGGGTGAACATAGGAATCAGGAGGATCCCTAAGGCACTTATCCAAGGTGGTATCCTAGAGAAGGACCCTGTAGGGCCAGTGGGCTCCTCCATCCATGCCCAGTACCGGGCCTGGGCTGCCAGCAAGCCACAGTATGGCTTGTAAACATGTGTGGGCCTGTCCCCAAAAAGAGAGCCAAGGACTGAGTAGAGCCAAAGACTGATTCCTCCCCTGCCCTATGGGTGCTGTCCACCAAGCCGCGGGGTGTCAGCTGGGGCTGAGCGGGCTGTGCCCGGGCAGGGTCAGTGTTTAGCCCCTCGTTCCTAGTTCTTCACAGAGTCATCCCTAGGAAAAGGAGAGAGTGGGAGGTGGGGCTGCTGCAAATCAGCCCTGAGTCATCTCCTACTTGCCCTCCTCCATTACAGCAATCTCAGAGAGGATTCTCAGAGAGTCACTGACTTTTTTAAGCATGGAGACAGTGGCTACGGAGAGGAAGACTCGAAGGCTGACCAGTTTGCCAACGAATGGGGCCGGAGTGGCAAAGACCCCAATCACTTCAGACCTGACGGCCTGCCCGACAAGTACTGAGTTCCCTCCTCACTCTGCTTTCAGGAAGCAGGGCTGTGCGCCCCTAAGGACAGGGACACTGAGTTACTAAGATTTTTGTCCTCAGAAGCTGATAGTGGGCACATAATAGGTGTCTAATAAAAGCTTAAGAAATTGAATGTTGGACATGTGTGCTGTTTGCTATAAGGACTACCTGTTTGATACGAAGGGGTGATGGGTGAACACCCATGGGAAGGCCAAGCGTGTGCCTGTGTGTTTAGGTATAGGGGACACAATACAGCGTCACACAGGGTAGACACATTGCAACAAGTCTTCCCCTTATCAGACCCAGGCTCCTCTTCGGCCCCCCTGGTTACAAAGTTGCTATTTCAAGGCCCTTCCATGTCCAGGCATCTTCAATCCTTGTCAGTTGTGTCCCGTCGCCT
Coding sequences within:
- the LOC141572245 gene encoding serum amyloid A protein, which translates into the protein MKLFTGLVFCSLVLGVSSRSWFSFMGEAAQGAWDMWRAYSDMIEANYIGADKYFHARGNFDAAQRGPGGVWAAEKLSNLREDSQRVTDFFKHGDSGYGEEDSKADQFANEWGRSGKDPNHFRPDGLPDKY